The sequence CAAGGTCACCCAGACCACAGCGACCTTCTCCCCGTTCGGCACATCCTCCGCCGAGCGTGCCGCCCGGAAGTCGATGCCCCGCTCCAGGCGGCTCTTGCCGTGGATCGCCCCTTGGTCGACGAAGATCTCGTCGCCGTGAATCATCACAGCGGACAGGTTCTGCAGCTCATCTGGCGTGCTGTGTTTATCGCGTCCGGTCAGGTTCAGTTCCATTGGTGATCATCCTTCCTATGGTCATCTTTGGCTATATTGTAACCGCTGGCCAAGGAAAAGTCACCCTGCCCGCCCCTCCGGCTCGATCACTTTCATCCGCACCCAGATCATGTTCAGCAGGTAGAGCACACAAGTCAGCCCAAGCATCACCCGAATGCCGAAGTAGGCCGAGCCCAAGCCGCCCAAGAGCGGCCCTGCAAAGGAGCCTAAGAGCATCGCCGACGCGGAGAACCCGTAGACCTTCCCCCGGTGCTCTTTCGGCGCCAGACGCCCGACCAGCGCGTTTGCGGTCGGCATGATCCCACCGATGAAGAGCCCGAGGCCGAAGCGGGCGGCGATGAAGACCCAGACGTTCGGAGCGAGCGCTTGCGGAAGGTACATCAGGGCGGCCCCGGTCATGCAGATGGTCAGGACTTTGCGGTAGCCGATCTTGTCGCTGCGCTTGCCGAGGAACGGCGAGGCGATCAGATCGGCAAGTCCCGTTGCCGCCGTCGCGAACCCGGCGATGATGCCGAGGTATTCGAGCCCGGTGAGTTCCTTCATATAGACAGGCAGCACCGGCAGCACACTCATCACCGAAAACTGGGCCAGGAACAGCACGACAAACATCGTGCGAACGCCTTTCATCTCCTTCACGGCGCGGAACTGCTCCAAGATCGCCCCCTTCTTCATCTCATCCTTCGCGGGCGGCTCAAAGCGCTCCTTGACCAAACACAGCGTCACCAAAAAGGCGAGCAGCGAGAACCCGCCGGTCAGGAAAAATGCGACCCGGTAGCTGTGCAGCAAATCGACCATCAGCCCGCCCACCAGCGGCCCGATCAGCGTGCCGAACATCCCCGCCGAGGCCAGCCAGCCCAGCGCATAGCCAAGGCGCTCCTCCGGGATCACCGTCGCCACCAGCGCGTTCGCCGACGCCGTAAAACCGCTGAAGATGCCTTGAATCGTGCGGGTGATCAGCAGATGCCAGACGTTCTGCGCCAGTCCCATCAGGAACATGAAGAACGAGATCGCAAACGTCGTCCGCATCACCATCAGCTTGCGCCCTTTGCGATCGCCGAGCGAGCCCCACAAGGGCGACACGATCGCCGCCAGCAAAAAGTTGCACGACGAGATGATCCCCGCCCAGATCGCCACCTGACCCCAATCTTCCACTCCAAGTTCGTTTATGTATAACGCCAAAAAGGGCCCGCTCGACGTAAACGCCATCATCATGATGCACTGCACCGCCGCCATCACCCACAAGGTGCGCTGCCAAGACGAACCTTCCTGTTTCATCGGTTCTCACATCCCATCCACTTTTAGTAATTGATCCTGTTGTCGTAATTCTATCAAGAATATGGCATTTCGTTTCTCGAATCTTTTTACTCGTACAGCTCAAACATCTTAAAAAGATATACAGTAACTGAAAATATAACTGGAGCACCGCCTATATTTTAACGAAAATATACGCTAAGCCCTGAATTGCGTCCGACTTGGCGTTTCTCCTTACTCTAAGCTCAAACGACACGATCCCCCGACAAACTGAATGAGACTGACTCTAAAAAAAGCAGTGACGGACTAGGAACTCGAAAGACCTAGACTGCCGCTGCTTTTATTGTGCTAACGTAATTCGTTAGCGTAATCTACTTTAGGAGACAAGGTCACCTAACCGTCTGGTAAACGAGGCCTATGGCTCCAGAATCAAATGTCTTGTTTTCGATAAGTTTAAGATTGATCTTCTCCTTGATACCTTGGAATAACGGCAACCCGCTGCCGATCAGGACGGGAGAAATCGTAATTTTATACTCATCTATTAAATCAAGCTGCATAAGGTAGTGTGCGAACCTAGGACTGCCGAGGATGACCATATCCTTGCCTGGCTGCTGTTTGAGGTTCTTGATCGCTTCCTCGACATCTTCTTTCACCAGTCTGGAATTGTTCCATTCGACTTTCTCCAGCGTCGTGGAAAAAACGATTTTGGCTGTCTTTTCGATCCACTCGGCATGATTCCGTTCATGCTGCGAAGCTGATGGGTTCGAAGGCACAGATGGCCAGTAACTGTGCATCATCTGATAAGTCCCACGTCCCCAAATGACAGTGTCCGCAGTACTCAGAATTTCTTTCGCGTGTTTCTCCAAATCAGCATCGTAGGAAACCCAGCCAATGTCCATTTCACCGTTCGGCCCTTCTACAAAACCGTCAAGCGATGCGTGCAGAAATAGAACAAGTTTTCTCATTTTCAATTCTCCTTTGTTCATGTGGGGTATTTACATTATACATTTTCACGGATGATCATAATCCTCGGCTATAAATCAGGCGAGCTCCTGGCAAAAAATGATTGACCAAACTCCTGAATTCATTTATTATTTAAGTGTATAATAAAATATATAAGGGGGGTCAATCAAATGAAACTGCGCAACAAAGCACTGCTCATCCTCGCAACGGCCGCCATCCTCGCCACCGGCGCACAGACGGCAAGCGCTGCCAGCCCCGAAAACGAACCGAGCAACGGCTCGGGCGCCAACGACATCTATGCAACGGCGGAGGCGTACGCCATCGGCAACGCTGTGTCCGGCTACATTGGCACTTATCAGGATGTGGACGTCTTCGCTTTTACCGCACAGAATTCCTTATATGCAGAGCTGTCCCTGCTAACAACAGGCAACTACAGCTTCACCGTCACCAACCCAATCACCGGCGAGCATTACAGCGACGACGGCACCGGCCTGATCGACATGCCGCTCACCTATGGCCAGACTTACTATGTGAGCGTTTTCGGCCTCGGCGACATGGGCAAACCTTACCGCCTCTCCTCCTTCCATTACTTTTAAACAACACCAAGACGACCGCCCTGCGCGGTCGTCTTTATTTTCGGCATCACGCCAATCCCTTGCCCACTGCCGCCCTGCTCCTCCGTCTCGCGCGGTCATCCTGATGCGTTCAGCTCCAGCCGCTCTCCGCCTGCATACAGCCGCACAGCTCCCCCGTCTCTCAGATCGGCCACGACCAACCGGTTCGCTCCCAGCACCGTTCCCTGCCCCTCCTGAACGACCAGCGCGGTATCCTCATCGATCCCGTACACCCGCTGCCACCCCGTCGCTTCTGCCAGGTGCAACATTCGCGCCAAGCGCCTGCGCTCGCTGAAATGCGAATCGAGCAGCCCATACGGAAACAGCCCCAGCCCGCCGCGGGGATTCCACGTCACATCGTCCGACCCTGCGCCGCCCGTCACCATCGGACCAACCGACTGGACGACCGCTCCCGCCGAGGTGCCGGCGACCAAGGCGCCTTTTGCAAAACGGGCGCGGATCACCGCCATCGCCCGGCTGTCCGTGTGATCCTCATGCAGAAGACAGGCCACGATCTTCGACTGGTCGCCTCCGCCGAAAAAATATCCCGTACGTGTCTGCACCAATTCCAGCAGCGCCGCATCGTCCCGCCTCCCAATCTGCCCCGCATGCAGCGGAATCCATTCTGCC comes from Tumebacillus sp. BK434 and encodes:
- a CDS encoding MFS transporter, which translates into the protein MKQEGSSWQRTLWVMAAVQCIMMMAFTSSGPFLALYINELGVEDWGQVAIWAGIISSCNFLLAAIVSPLWGSLGDRKGRKLMVMRTTFAISFFMFLMGLAQNVWHLLITRTIQGIFSGFTASANALVATVIPEERLGYALGWLASAGMFGTLIGPLVGGLMVDLLHSYRVAFFLTGGFSLLAFLVTLCLVKERFEPPAKDEMKKGAILEQFRAVKEMKGVRTMFVVLFLAQFSVMSVLPVLPVYMKELTGLEYLGIIAGFATAATGLADLIASPFLGKRSDKIGYRKVLTICMTGAALMYLPQALAPNVWVFIAARFGLGLFIGGIMPTANALVGRLAPKEHRGKVYGFSASAMLLGSFAGPLLGGLGSAYFGIRVMLGLTCVLYLLNMIWVRMKVIEPEGRAG
- a CDS encoding dihydrofolate reductase family protein — protein: MRKLVLFLHASLDGFVEGPNGEMDIGWVSYDADLEKHAKEILSTADTVIWGRGTYQMMHSYWPSVPSNPSASQHERNHAEWIEKTAKIVFSTTLEKVEWNNSRLVKEDVEEAIKNLKQQPGKDMVILGSPRFAHYLMQLDLIDEYKITISPVLIGSGLPLFQGIKEKINLKLIENKTFDSGAIGLVYQTVR
- a CDS encoding cyanophycinase, translating into MNGKLVLAGGALREDNAEVYGKIVELAGGVGRAKIGIVTAASEPEEAEANGAYYQELFCARYGVREAEWIPLHAGQIGRRDDAALLELVQTRTGYFFGGGDQSKIVACLLHEDHTDSRAMAVIRARFAKGALVAGTSAGAVVQSVGPMVTGGAGSDDVTWNPRGGLGLFPYGLLDSHFSERRRLARMLHLAEATGWQRVYGIDEDTALVVQEGQGTVLGANRLVVADLRDGGAVRLYAGGERLELNASG